Proteins encoded in a region of the Antedon mediterranea chromosome 2, ecAntMedi1.1, whole genome shotgun sequence genome:
- the LOC140040499 gene encoding cardioacceleratory peptide receptor-like → MDYNMDNYTDFWTEMTPTTKEVSRIVLYRDLQLIVLWSLFISILIGNGAVLFALYTVRHKKSRMNFFVMNLAISDIIVGFFEVLVQLIHRGYTGTWETGNIACKLVKYIQAASLTASSCQLVALSVDRYLAIIYPMNFSGRSRRAHMMAAAAWITPFITSITSLHIFEIREHGEGTQCWMILENENLKLKLYTIYVMCILFFIPLVVILFCYCSIIITIWKKSKMMGPNIKPASNKKGNNYDNLKADEGSRSHRASSRGLIPKAKVKTIYITLSIVIAFVLCWSPFIFTYLLAAFQVIQPSAKLMAVIANLPAINSAVNPLIYGIFSTNLCRELKRIPVINWFAGVLPCCTARKKAEPGFTRAMYTRTENTNMDYSVTTCEQDSERIKLGQTSK, encoded by the exons ATGGATTATAATATGGACAATTATACAGACTTTTGGACCGAAATGACTCCCACCACAAAAGAGGTGTCCAGGATTGTGCTTTATCGG GATTTACAATTGATAGTCTTGTGGTCCCTCTTCATTTCGATTTTGATTGGAAATGGAGCAGTACTTTTTGCTTTATACACTGTTCGACATAAAAAGTCAAGAATGAATTTCTTTGTTATGAACTTAGCAATTTCCG ATATAATTGTTGGATTTTTTGAGGTTTTGGTGCAACTTATTCATAGAGGATACACTGGGACATGGGAAACTGGTAACATCGCCTGTAAACTTGTTAAATATATTCAG GCGGCTTCATTGACAGCATCATCCTGCCAGTTGGTCGCTTTAAGTGTGGATAGATATCTGGCTATTATATATCCCATGAACTTTTCTGGAAGAA GTCGAAGAGCACATATGATGGCTGCGGCTGCGTGGATCACGCCGTTTATAACATCTATTACGTCACTGCACATTTTTGAAATCCGAGAACATGGTGAAGGGACACAGTGTTGGATGATACTGGAAAATGAGaacttgaaattaaaattatacaCAATATATGTGATGTGTATTTTGTTCTTTATTCCGCTGGTTGTCATCTTATTCTGCTACTGCTCTATAATCATTACTATCTGGAAAAAGAGTAAAATGATGGGTCCAAATATTAAACCAGCAAGTAACAAAA agGGTAATAATTATGACAATTTAAAAGCTGATGAGGGCAGTCGTTCACATCGTGCAAGTTCAAGAGGACTTATTCCAAAGGCAAAAGTTAAAACGATTTACATTACTTTAAGCATTGTAATTG CATTCGTTCTGTGTTGGAGTCCGTTCATCTTTACATATTTGTTAGCCGCATTCCAAGTGATTCAGCCTAGTGCCAAACTAATGGCAGTCATCGCTAATTTACCAGCCATTAACAGCGCCGTCAATCCGCTCATCTATGGAATATTCAGTACCAATCTATGCCGGGAGCTGAA aCGAATTCCTGTTATTAATTGGTTTGCGGGAGTGTTGCCTTGTTGTACTGCTCGGAAAAAGGCAGAACCTGGTTTTACTCGTGCAATGTACACTAGGACAGAAAACACAAATATGGACTATAGCGTTACTACATGCGAACAGGACTCTGAACGCATTAAACTTGGCCAAACAAGTAAATAA